Proteins encoded in a region of the Spinacia oleracea cultivar Varoflay unplaced genomic scaffold, BTI_SOV_V1 SOVchr0_004, whole genome shotgun sequence genome:
- the LOC130464818 gene encoding uncharacterized protein yields the protein MDRPWKQHRYTLKKKHFDPVKTPEHNFSNLPDGVSSKSWSDLVNYWFTPKAMEKSELGKNARALQDRFHKSGATSFANRRANMKKKGEFSELAFYKSVYAKDGSFEEGTPSHQFMEEANDEVQENLASSSSSLSRVEIENEVFNRLMYKGEIPKRPLNYGFGVKQSDIFGVEGLLRKEGSSYVNNGAVEVENIKGELSAVKKQNQELAQQNKALSTKFDETTQSFKIIASFLGQVLKEVRKGNVSSDLLDGAESAIHMINDDSGGSGEK from the exons ATGGACAGACCATGGAAGCAGCATAGATACACATTGAAGAAAAAACATTTCGATCCAGTGAAAACTCCAGAACATAACTTTTCCAATCTGCCTGATGGAGTCTCCTCTAAGAGTTGGTCGGATTTGGTTAACTATTGGTTTACACCAAAGGCAATG GAAAAATCTGAACTGGGAAAAAATGCTCGAGCGTTACAAGACCGTTTTCACAAGAGTGGTGCTACAAGCTTTGCTAATCGAAGAGCTAATATG AAAAAGAAAGGGGAGTTTAGCGAATTGGCATTTTACAAATCAGTTTATGCCAAAGATGGAAGCTTTGAAGAGGGCACACCCTCTCATCAATTTATG GAGGAAGCAAACGATGAGGTCCAAGAAAACCTTGCGAGTTCCTCTTCTTCCTTGTCTAGGGTTGAAATTGAGAATGAGGTCTTTAATAGGCTTATGTATAAAGGTGAAATACCTAAACGTCCTCTGAATTATGGGTTTGGAGTGAAGCAAAGTGACATCTTTGGAGTGGAAGGTTTGCTAAGGAAAGAAGGGTCAAGCTATGTTAACAATGGTGCCGTGGAAGTGGAGAACATAAAAGGTGAACTATCAGCTGTAAAGAAGCAAAATCAGGAACTTGCACAACAAAATAAAGCTCTAAGCACGAAGTTTGATGAAACAACGCAGTCATTTAAAATAATTGCTTCTTTCTTAGGACAAGTTTTGAAGGAAGTACGCAAAGGAAATGTTTCATCAGACCTTTTAGATGGTGCGGAATCAGCAATACATATG ATTAATGATGATTCTGGTGGGAGTGGTGAAAAATAG